Part of the Methanobacterium spitsbergense genome, GATTAAATATAAATACACTATCAATATTAAAAATTTTTAATATTTTTTATTTTTAAATTTTTTTAGAATATCAAATAGTTATGTGTTTACCAGTATAGAACTGCTCAATACTTTCATTTAATATTGATTGCATAATTTCAAATCCATATTTACCGGTGCAGTGACCTGTGTAAACTTTTTCCACTCCTGCAGACTTTATCCATAGGGATGTATCTTTAATTTCTTCTTTTTTTGCAGTAAAAGATGATATTTCACCAGCTTGGAAATGGAATCCTCCTATTATGTTTTTTATTTCTGCGTCTGGAAATACTTCTTTTGCTTTAATAATTATGTTTCTGATGTCACTGTGACCACATCCAGAAAATAATGTTAGTTCATTATTATTTTTAACTCCCATGAAAAGTTCATGATCAAATTTATCATTTAAGAAATGATTTCCATCCTTTGTAAATAGTATGCGATTAGTTGAAGGTATTGGGAATGTTTTGCTAATGTTGGGTATAATAAAAATTCCATCCAATATTTCTAATGTTCCATCTACAAATTTGAGTCTATCGTTGTAATCATCGATAATCTTTAAATCCATTCCAATAAATTTTTTATTTAAACTTTTTCCCGTGTAATGGCAATTTAATGCCTCTTTTTTAAGATATACTGGTGCATGATCATTTAATTTAAAAAAATCCAATAAACCTCCAGTATGATCATCATGACCATGTGATATAACCACAGCATCTACTTGAGATAGATCTAGATTCAATGATTTAGCATTAGAAATAACTGTACCTTTAGGACCACCGGTATCAAAAAGTATTTTATTACCATTTTTTTCTACCAATAATGATAAACCATGT contains:
- a CDS encoding MBL fold metallo-hydrolase; protein product: MDVTILSENTKQTRSKLNTEHGLSLLVEKNGNKILFDTGGPKGTVISNAKSLNLDLSQVDAVVISHGHDDHTGGLLDFFKLNDHAPVYLKKEALNCHYTGKSLNKKFIGMDLKIIDDYNDRLKFVDGTLEILDGIFIIPNISKTFPIPSTNRILFTKDGNHFLNDKFDHELFMGVKNNNELTLFSGCGHSDIRNIIIKAKEVFPDAEIKNIIGGFHFQAGEISSFTAKKEEIKDTSLWIKSAGVEKVYTGHCTGKYGFEIMQSILNESIEQFYTGKHITI